A genomic stretch from Edaphobacter aggregans includes:
- a CDS encoding MutS-related protein produces MPLPQDNPALQAHYRDCQSSLNREQQAVVARRLRFRLFLGLCLALTVYLGTRPPSHPVPNWLVMVPIIAMVASIPTYLRFQSELIRIQRLQVFYDTNLSRVDGSKPQSGLTGEEFHTPSHLYDRDLNILGPDSLFGLLATVRTGIGQRGLARLLLEPATTQQSLDRQRSIQELTPLTILREQIALLGPSRFEEIPASLFDTWLDDSPPTFHPAVSWTLVLTSTTIITLLLTGLFHYATWSALFPYLTAAFALQTAVALLVRRRVLPILNASNVARQMQLFADGLALLQQQNFNAPQLRSIAQACREPVPAASILKRIQNQFVIVEQRNKEHFYVLSLLFSAGTHAAIAIANWKRKHAPAMKQWMAAWAEFEALNALANYAFEHPEDVYPTLLPDSEPPTFLAVAVGHPLLPSHVCIRNNVALDNDTRFYLISGSNMAGKSTLLRAIGLNAVLAYAGAPVRATSLRIRTLAIGASLALTDSLAEGKSKFLAEVQRLYAILAACQHTPTLFLVDELFSGTNSHDRCIAAEAVLRLLLQHQAIGALSTHDLALTVLATPENHGVNVHMASPDPDDPLAFDFLLKPGVNPSSNALAIIRMMGIEA; encoded by the coding sequence ATGCCCTTGCCTCAAGACAACCCCGCACTCCAGGCCCACTATCGCGACTGTCAGTCATCGCTTAACCGCGAACAACAGGCAGTCGTCGCCAGACGTCTCCGTTTTCGACTCTTCCTCGGTCTTTGCCTCGCGCTCACGGTCTATCTCGGCACCCGCCCGCCAAGCCACCCCGTCCCAAATTGGCTCGTCATGGTTCCCATCATCGCTATGGTCGCTTCCATCCCCACCTATCTCCGATTTCAGTCCGAGCTCATCCGCATCCAGCGTCTACAAGTCTTCTACGACACCAACCTCTCACGCGTCGATGGATCGAAACCCCAATCCGGCCTCACCGGCGAAGAGTTTCATACTCCGTCCCATCTCTACGACCGCGACCTCAACATCCTCGGCCCCGACTCTCTCTTCGGCCTTCTCGCCACCGTTCGTACCGGCATCGGCCAGCGTGGACTCGCTCGTCTTCTCCTCGAACCAGCCACCACACAACAATCCCTCGACCGTCAGCGCTCCATTCAGGAGCTAACCCCACTCACCATCCTCCGCGAGCAAATCGCTCTCCTCGGACCATCCCGTTTCGAAGAGATCCCAGCGTCGCTCTTCGACACATGGCTCGACGATTCACCGCCCACCTTCCATCCAGCAGTTAGTTGGACGCTCGTCCTCACCTCGACAACGATCATCACGCTCCTGCTGACAGGTCTGTTTCATTACGCCACCTGGTCCGCTCTGTTTCCCTATCTCACCGCCGCCTTCGCGTTGCAGACCGCCGTCGCACTCCTCGTACGGCGCAGAGTTCTCCCCATCCTCAACGCCTCAAACGTCGCGAGACAGATGCAGCTCTTCGCCGACGGCCTCGCACTCCTGCAGCAGCAGAACTTCAACGCCCCACAACTTCGCTCCATCGCGCAGGCCTGCCGCGAACCCGTCCCCGCCGCTTCCATCCTCAAACGCATCCAGAACCAGTTCGTCATCGTCGAACAACGCAACAAGGAGCACTTCTACGTTCTATCGTTACTCTTCTCCGCCGGAACCCACGCCGCCATCGCCATCGCCAACTGGAAGCGCAAACACGCGCCCGCGATGAAGCAATGGATGGCCGCATGGGCCGAGTTCGAAGCCCTCAACGCCCTCGCCAACTATGCCTTCGAGCATCCCGAAGACGTCTATCCCACACTCCTTCCCGACAGCGAGCCGCCTACCTTCCTGGCCGTCGCCGTCGGCCACCCCCTGCTCCCCTCCCATGTCTGCATTCGCAACAACGTCGCCCTCGACAACGACACCCGCTTCTACCTCATCAGTGGCTCGAATATGGCCGGCAAGTCGACACTGCTGCGAGCGATCGGACTCAATGCAGTCCTTGCCTACGCCGGCGCGCCTGTTCGTGCCACATCTCTGCGCATCCGCACACTCGCCATCGGAGCATCGCTCGCCCTCACCGACTCACTCGCCGAAGGCAAGTCAAAATTCCTCGCAGAAGTCCAACGGCTTTACGCCATCCTCGCCGCCTGCCAACATACCCCCACGCTCTTCCTCGTTGACGAACTCTTCAGCGGCACCAACTCACACGACCGATGCATCGCCGCCGAGGCCGTTCTCCGCCTATTGCTGCAACACCAAGCCATCGGCGCACTCTCCACTCACGACCTCGCCCTCACCGTGCTCGCCACACCCGAAAACCACGGCGTCAACGTCCACATGGCCAGCCCCGACCCAGACGACCCTCTCGCCTTCGACTTTCTCCTCAAGCCCGGCGTCAATCCATCGTCGAACGCCCTCGCCATCATCCGCATGATGGGAATCGAAGCCTGA
- a CDS encoding beta-ketoacyl-ACP synthase III → MSLTLKPQARVRAKISSVGAYVPPRLLTNADLEKMVATNDQWIVERTGIRERHLVDKGVATSDLAVEAAKCCLKKRGVRPEDIEVIIVATVTPDMMFPATACLVQDKLGAKGAWGFDLSAACSGFPYALQVGAKLVESGMHKKVLVIGADVMSSIIDYTDRATCVIFGDGAGAVLLEPCEEGEVGLVDYWHEVDGSGAVALNMPAGGSLHPTTAETVAAKQHFVHQDGQAVYKFAVRKMAEAAETVLARNGVEGKDLSCFIPHQANKRIILSTAERLGMPEDRVVINIDRYGNTTAATIPLAMQTALDDKRLKKGDLVLLASVGAGFTVGATLLRWEF, encoded by the coding sequence TTGAGTTTGACGTTGAAGCCGCAGGCGAGGGTAAGAGCGAAGATCAGTTCGGTTGGGGCTTATGTTCCGCCGCGGTTGTTGACCAATGCCGACCTTGAAAAGATGGTGGCGACGAACGACCAGTGGATTGTGGAGCGGACGGGGATTCGTGAGCGGCATCTGGTCGACAAAGGTGTGGCGACGAGTGATCTGGCGGTAGAGGCGGCGAAGTGCTGCCTAAAGAAACGCGGAGTGAGGCCCGAAGATATTGAGGTGATCATCGTTGCGACGGTGACTCCGGACATGATGTTTCCGGCTACGGCTTGTTTGGTGCAGGACAAGCTTGGGGCAAAGGGCGCGTGGGGGTTCGATCTGTCGGCTGCTTGCTCGGGGTTTCCGTATGCGCTGCAGGTGGGGGCGAAGCTGGTCGAGAGCGGGATGCACAAGAAGGTGTTGGTGATCGGGGCGGATGTAATGAGCTCGATCATCGACTATACGGACCGGGCTACTTGCGTAATCTTCGGCGATGGCGCGGGCGCTGTGCTGTTGGAGCCTTGCGAAGAAGGGGAGGTTGGGCTGGTCGACTACTGGCATGAGGTGGATGGTTCGGGTGCGGTGGCTCTGAATATGCCGGCGGGTGGAAGTCTGCATCCGACGACTGCGGAGACGGTGGCGGCGAAGCAGCATTTCGTTCATCAGGATGGACAGGCGGTGTACAAGTTTGCCGTGCGGAAGATGGCGGAGGCCGCAGAGACGGTGTTGGCACGGAATGGTGTGGAGGGGAAGGATCTTTCGTGCTTTATTCCGCATCAGGCGAATAAGCGAATTATTCTTTCGACGGCGGAGCGGTTGGGGATGCCAGAAGATCGTGTCGTCATCAATATCGACCGTTACGGGAATACGACGGCGGCGACGATTCCGCTGGCGATGCAGACGGCTCTGGATGATAAGCGGCTAAAGAAGGGCGATCTGGTGCTGCTAGCTAGTGTGGGCGCTGGGTTTACGGTCGGAGCTACTTTGCTGCGGTGGGAGTTTTAG
- a CDS encoding DUF2975 domain-containing protein, producing MRAEAEKRLKKIKQFSRVLRRVCQGLMVLMALVFLISVVASLVGRGVTVRAFNVAVPLSSLSFPQRLVIVTLLALAIGVLLKGLYHLQRLFGNYASGDIFTTETVGQIRQLGITALLWAGANVAWVAVTHTLMRAPSPRSFQLHLDSVAIGLIVIVISWFMEMAAEMHEENELTI from the coding sequence ATGCGTGCTGAAGCCGAGAAAAGACTGAAGAAAATTAAGCAGTTCAGCCGAGTGCTGAGACGAGTGTGCCAGGGACTGATGGTTCTTATGGCACTTGTATTTTTGATATCTGTTGTAGCAAGCCTGGTGGGTCGAGGAGTTACGGTCCGTGCTTTCAACGTCGCAGTTCCGCTAAGCTCACTCAGTTTTCCTCAGCGTCTCGTCATCGTGACGCTCCTTGCACTGGCGATCGGCGTTCTTCTCAAGGGGCTCTATCACCTGCAGCGGCTGTTTGGAAACTACGCTAGCGGAGATATCTTTACCACCGAAACCGTCGGCCAAATTCGTCAGCTAGGCATCACTGCTCTGTTGTGGGCGGGCGCAAATGTTGCATGGGTCGCCGTTACTCACACACTCATGCGCGCACCGTCACCGCGCTCGTTCCAACTCCATCTTGACTCTGTCGCAATTGGTTTAATCGTCATTGTGATCTCGTGGTTCATGGAGATGGCTGCAGAGATGCACGAAGAGAACGAACTCACAATCTGA
- a CDS encoding helix-turn-helix domain-containing protein: MLARRKMRLNTLAERVGITPQNLSVLKTGRAKAIRFSTLEQLCEVLECQPGDLLSFEKAEGSQTPRVQLWDEEILG, from the coding sequence ATGCTCGCTCGCCGGAAGATGCGGCTCAACACGTTAGCCGAACGGGTCGGGATCACGCCTCAGAACCTCTCTGTCCTTAAGACCGGTCGGGCTAAGGCAATCCGCTTCAGTACCCTGGAGCAACTATGCGAAGTTCTCGAATGTCAGCCTGGTGATCTGCTGTCCTTTGAGAAGGCTGAAGGAAGTCAGACTCCGCGAGTTCAGCTGTGGGATGAAGAGATTCTCGGCTAA
- a CDS encoding PadR family transcriptional regulator, producing the protein MKMEGGATPNALLGLLSLRPMSGYDIRQVISESIGYFWSESYGQIYPGLKRLEAEGLVSKKTVRGKGSPDRNVYSLTEDGRRKLREWLKLPVAEVVPRNELLLKLFFGAHVSPNVSREHVQAFLERCQEDLRVYGELEKGLRKKGVPESQLPFCMMTLNMGRHRSAAMVKWCEETIAELDKIERTAKGGK; encoded by the coding sequence ATGAAGATGGAAGGTGGCGCTACACCGAATGCTTTGCTGGGACTGCTGAGTCTTCGACCTATGTCCGGATATGACATTCGGCAGGTTATTTCGGAGTCGATTGGATATTTCTGGAGTGAGAGCTATGGGCAGATTTATCCGGGTCTGAAGCGGCTGGAGGCTGAGGGCCTGGTGTCGAAGAAAACGGTGCGTGGGAAGGGGAGTCCCGACCGGAATGTGTATTCGCTGACGGAAGATGGACGGCGGAAGCTGCGTGAATGGCTAAAGCTGCCAGTGGCGGAGGTGGTTCCAAGGAACGAGTTGCTGCTGAAGCTGTTCTTTGGGGCGCATGTTTCTCCTAACGTCAGCCGGGAGCATGTGCAGGCTTTTCTGGAGAGGTGTCAAGAGGACTTGCGGGTGTATGGAGAGCTCGAGAAGGGGTTGCGGAAGAAAGGGGTACCGGAATCGCAGCTGCCGTTTTGCATGATGACGCTGAATATGGGGCGGCATCGCAGTGCAGCAATGGTGAAGTGGTGCGAGGAGACGATAGCAGAGCTGGACAAAATCGAGCGCACAGCGAAGGGAGGCAAGTGA
- a CDS encoding YqaA family protein, translating to MTPTAAATIVADSSATAAIEIMAPQTRHTSPLLHFLFGFGLFGLFIVSIVDSSFVPLPVPGITDIMLVVLAARHNNWFLLVPIATLGSAIGGYLSYQVGQSGGIAFLEKRIPPRIFNRVRDWMERHAILAVALPAILPPPMPLSPFVLAAGALKMSKKTFMTTFTISRGARHSIAAWLGIHYGRHILRLWNHLSAQYATTILIIIWTAIIVSCAIGFWKLYKTSRDVTIQPQGIVSGSKTPA from the coding sequence ATGACGCCGACCGCAGCAGCCACGATCGTGGCCGACTCCTCCGCCACCGCTGCCATCGAGATTATGGCGCCCCAAACCCGTCACACCTCACCCCTGCTGCACTTCCTCTTTGGCTTCGGGCTCTTCGGTCTCTTCATCGTCTCTATCGTCGACTCCTCCTTCGTGCCCCTCCCCGTCCCCGGCATCACCGACATCATGCTCGTCGTGCTCGCCGCCCGCCACAACAACTGGTTTCTCCTAGTCCCGATCGCCACCCTGGGCTCCGCAATCGGTGGATATCTCAGCTACCAGGTCGGCCAATCCGGCGGCATAGCCTTCCTCGAGAAGCGCATTCCCCCGCGCATCTTCAACCGTGTCCGCGACTGGATGGAGCGCCATGCCATCCTCGCCGTTGCCCTTCCCGCCATCCTGCCTCCGCCCATGCCGCTCTCGCCCTTCGTCCTCGCCGCGGGCGCGCTCAAGATGTCGAAGAAGACCTTTATGACTACCTTCACCATCAGCCGCGGCGCCCGTCACTCCATCGCCGCATGGCTCGGCATCCACTACGGCCGCCACATCCTGCGCCTGTGGAACCACCTCTCCGCCCAATACGCCACCACCATCCTCATCATCATCTGGACGGCCATCATCGTCAGCTGCGCCATCGGCTTCTGGAAGCTCTACAAGACCTCTCGAGACGTCACCATCCAGCCGCAAGGCATCGTAAGCGGCTCCAAAACCCCAGCCTAG
- a CDS encoding menaquinone biosynthetic enzyme MqnA/MqnD family protein, translated as MLRVAAINFLNPAPLMWDFEHPPLAAPLAEHYSLHYTLPSLCAEELLSGRADLGLIPIASLTPDLAIVPNCAIASLGRVRSIQLIVKEPHTLSTVKTIAADTASRSSLAYAEILFSKFLNTNPSFLPASADPIAMLQQTDAAILIGDPALIALESRTHIEQAVGSCQWFDLAYEWHTRTNLPWVAAVWAVRPEALATSHITPAQLTEDLTNSRNHGLTHIEDLVRQWTPRIPLPPDTIRDYLTHNIHYTLDPACAETIHLFRQYATEANILPPLPNLRFL; from the coding sequence ATGCTCCGAGTCGCAGCGATCAACTTCCTCAACCCCGCTCCCCTCATGTGGGACTTCGAGCACCCACCCCTGGCCGCTCCCCTAGCCGAGCACTACAGCCTCCACTACACCCTGCCTTCGCTCTGCGCCGAAGAGCTCCTTAGCGGTCGCGCCGACCTCGGCCTCATCCCCATCGCCTCCCTCACCCCCGACCTTGCCATCGTCCCCAACTGCGCCATCGCTTCTCTCGGTCGCGTCCGCTCGATCCAGCTCATCGTTAAAGAACCCCACACCCTTAGCACCGTAAAGACCATCGCAGCCGACACCGCCTCCCGCAGTTCCCTCGCCTACGCCGAAATCCTCTTCAGCAAATTCCTCAACACCAACCCATCGTTCCTTCCCGCCTCAGCCGACCCCATTGCGATGCTCCAGCAAACCGACGCCGCCATCCTCATCGGCGATCCCGCCCTCATCGCCCTGGAATCCCGCACCCACATCGAACAAGCCGTAGGCTCCTGCCAATGGTTCGACCTCGCCTACGAGTGGCACACCCGCACCAACCTCCCCTGGGTCGCCGCCGTCTGGGCCGTCCGTCCCGAAGCCCTCGCCACCAGCCACATCACCCCCGCCCAACTCACCGAAGACCTCACCAACTCCCGCAATCACGGCCTCACCCACATCGAAGACCTCGTCCGCCAGTGGACCCCGCGCATCCCCCTTCCACCCGATACCATCCGCGACTACCTCACCCACAACATCCACTACACCCTCGACCCTGCCTGCGCCGAGACCATCCACCTATTCCGCCAATACGCTACCGAAGCCAACATCCTCCCCCCACTCCCCAACCTCCGTTTCCTTTAA
- a CDS encoding DUF3565 domain-containing protein, with amino-acid sequence MKRAVIGFVQDEEGHWVAKLKCGHGQHVRHDPPWTVREWVTTEEGRVSRVGTEIDCKRCDEERM; translated from the coding sequence ATGAAGCGCGCGGTTATCGGATTTGTGCAGGACGAGGAAGGGCATTGGGTGGCGAAGCTGAAGTGCGGGCATGGGCAGCATGTGCGGCACGATCCTCCGTGGACGGTGCGGGAGTGGGTGACGACGGAGGAGGGGCGGGTGTCTCGTGTCGGGACGGAGATTGATTGCAAGCGATGTGATGAGGAGAGGATGTAG
- a CDS encoding mannonate dehydratase: MNRRQFLSSSGAAALALGSRVDASAPTSSANSNRVLMKLGCQSAPTNDVHLKYLARYGVRDICGYPETSEGHIASTLDELSRMRELAESNGINVLCVGPPVLESSFIDREKHPAIMLAKSPERDRDIEQIQILIRNCARVGLPSIKYNMSILGVLRTGRVQGRGDAMYSQWKLSEAHPKTPLTIAGHVDADMFWERITYFLDRVIPVANEYKIRMACHPQDPGVPPEGYQGVDRVLGTVDGLKKFITIQESAYHGLNFCQGTVSEMLADPGKEIYDVIRYFGSREKIFNVHFRNIRGHRNDFVEVYPDEGDVDMWKAIQVYKEVGYPYMLMPDHVPVAPHDPDGLQSFAYCYGYIRGLIQAVRAG, translated from the coding sequence ATGAATCGGCGACAATTTCTCTCTTCTTCCGGTGCTGCGGCGCTGGCGCTTGGCAGTAGGGTGGATGCTTCGGCTCCAACTTCGTCGGCTAATTCGAACCGGGTGTTGATGAAGTTGGGGTGTCAGAGCGCTCCTACGAACGATGTTCATTTGAAGTATCTGGCGCGGTATGGAGTGCGGGACATCTGCGGGTATCCCGAGACGTCGGAAGGGCACATCGCTTCGACCCTAGATGAGCTGAGCCGGATGAGGGAACTAGCGGAGAGCAATGGGATCAACGTGCTGTGTGTGGGGCCGCCAGTGCTGGAGTCGAGCTTCATCGACAGAGAGAAGCATCCGGCGATCATGCTGGCGAAGAGTCCCGAACGTGACCGAGATATTGAGCAGATTCAGATACTGATCAGAAACTGCGCGAGGGTGGGACTCCCTTCGATCAAGTACAACATGAGCATTCTTGGGGTGCTGCGGACTGGCCGGGTTCAGGGGCGCGGGGATGCGATGTACAGCCAGTGGAAGCTGTCGGAGGCGCATCCGAAGACTCCGCTGACGATTGCCGGGCATGTGGATGCGGACATGTTCTGGGAGCGGATTACGTATTTTCTCGACCGCGTGATTCCGGTGGCGAACGAGTACAAGATTCGGATGGCTTGTCATCCGCAGGATCCGGGGGTTCCTCCGGAGGGATATCAGGGCGTGGATCGGGTGCTGGGGACGGTGGATGGGCTGAAGAAGTTCATCACGATTCAGGAGAGCGCTTACCACGGTTTGAACTTTTGCCAGGGGACGGTGTCGGAGATGCTGGCCGATCCAGGCAAGGAGATCTATGACGTGATCCGGTACTTTGGCTCCCGCGAGAAGATCTTCAATGTGCACTTTCGCAATATCCGCGGGCATCGGAACGACTTTGTTGAGGTGTATCCGGATGAGGGAGATGTGGACATGTGGAAGGCGATCCAGGTTTATAAGGAGGTCGGGTACCCGTATATGCTGATGCCGGATCATGTGCCGGTGGCTCCGCATGATCCGGATGGATTGCAATCGTTCGCGTACTGTTATGGGTATATTCGCGGATTGATTCAGGCGGTCAGGGCGGGGTGA
- the dprA gene encoding DNA-processing protein DprA, with the protein MRGNRGQEENGVGLERKNEVARLAWLALILTPGMGATRTWKAMRKLEAAERLFETSLTELEGLGMPAQSAQFCFEGKARAAALDEMRRVVEAGGEILTPEDEVYPERLREIYDPPAVLWIRGNVELLARPGIAVVGTRHPSPYGSGMAEMLSRDLANRRLVILSGMARGVDTAAHKGALDAGGKTVAVWGTGIDVIYPKENKKLAENIIASGGTIVSEYPLGTFPAPQNFPIRNRILSGMSVGVLVIEAAEYSGTRITARCAMDQNRDVYAVPGNVTNKNAWGPNTLIKQGAKLTATWEDVWEDLPSHVRLQLEEEIGVNGGSESKGGGSASLFSETPLPEHERIVLEKLRHDEATQLDDLMERLEAELGSAEVFTALFELEIAGRVKQLPGKNYVRAF; encoded by the coding sequence ATGAGGGGGAATCGAGGTCAGGAAGAGAATGGAGTTGGTCTAGAGAGGAAAAACGAGGTAGCGAGGCTGGCGTGGCTGGCGTTGATACTGACGCCAGGGATGGGGGCTACGCGGACGTGGAAGGCGATGCGGAAGCTGGAGGCGGCGGAGCGACTGTTTGAGACTTCGTTGACCGAGCTGGAGGGGCTGGGGATGCCGGCTCAGTCGGCGCAGTTTTGTTTTGAGGGGAAGGCGCGAGCGGCTGCTCTTGATGAGATGCGGCGGGTGGTTGAGGCTGGTGGAGAGATTTTGACGCCGGAGGATGAGGTGTATCCGGAGCGGCTGCGGGAGATTTATGATCCGCCTGCAGTGCTTTGGATTCGCGGGAACGTCGAGTTGCTTGCGCGGCCGGGGATTGCGGTGGTGGGGACGCGGCATCCTTCGCCATATGGTTCGGGGATGGCGGAGATGCTGTCGCGAGATCTGGCGAATCGTCGGCTCGTGATTTTGAGCGGTATGGCTCGGGGCGTGGATACGGCGGCGCATAAAGGGGCGCTCGATGCAGGCGGAAAGACAGTCGCGGTGTGGGGGACGGGGATCGATGTGATCTATCCGAAGGAGAATAAGAAGCTGGCGGAGAATATTATTGCGAGTGGTGGGACCATCGTGAGCGAGTATCCGTTGGGGACGTTTCCGGCGCCGCAGAATTTTCCGATCCGAAATCGGATTTTGAGTGGCATGAGTGTGGGAGTGCTGGTGATTGAGGCTGCGGAGTATAGCGGCACACGGATTACGGCGCGGTGTGCGATGGATCAGAATCGCGATGTCTATGCTGTGCCGGGAAATGTGACGAATAAGAATGCGTGGGGGCCGAACACACTCATTAAACAGGGGGCGAAGCTGACGGCGACCTGGGAGGATGTCTGGGAGGACCTGCCTTCGCATGTACGTCTGCAACTTGAAGAAGAGATTGGGGTTAATGGGGGGAGTGAATCGAAAGGCGGGGGGAGTGCATCCTTATTCAGCGAGACTCCGTTGCCGGAACATGAACGGATAGTGCTGGAGAAGCTAAGGCATGATGAGGCGACGCAACTGGATGATTTGATGGAGCGGTTGGAAGCGGAGCTGGGGTCGGCTGAGGTTTTTACAGCGCTGTTCGAGTTGGAGATTGCCGGACGTGTGAAGCAGTTGCCCGGAAAGAATTACGTGCGGGCGTTCTGA